The proteins below come from a single Faecalibaculum rodentium genomic window:
- a CDS encoding carbon starvation protein A, with product MNGITLMIIAIVVLGAGYLVYGRWLARTWGIDETAPTPAYTQEDGVDYVPADTNVVFGHQFASIAGAGPINGPIQAAIFGWVPVLLWILIGGVFFGAVQDFASMYASVKSKGKGIGSIIEMYIGKTGKKLFLLFCWLFCILVVAAFADVVAGTFNGYAPDGATIEANGAVATTSMIFIGEAVFLGMILRYGRLNKWVNTAIAILMLVAAVALGMKFPMYLTQTTWHYIVFAYVFIACVVPVWALLQPRDYLNSYLLIFMIAAAVIGVFVSNPDVNLAAFTGFSVDGQMLFPILFVTIACGAVSGFHSLVSSGTASKQIKNEKDMLPVSYGAMIMESMLAVIALICVASFAGGEAANAGLVTQPQIFAGAIANFLEAVGLPWNLTFTLINLAVSAFALTSLDSVARIGRLSFQELFLDAEDDGRELTPTRKLLTNTYFSTALTLVLSLVLARIGYAEIWPLFGSANQLLSVLALVACAVYLRKTSRKSRMLYIPMVFMMAVTFTALSMTIYTLGTQFMTTGLSLGMSLQLVFAVLLLALGLVVAVQGIRALRGKPVEVPVFEEQELEAEEA from the coding sequence ATGAATGGAATCACTTTGATGATCATCGCAATCGTGGTCCTTGGCGCAGGTTACCTGGTATACGGCAGATGGCTCGCCAGAACCTGGGGCATTGACGAAACCGCCCCAACCCCTGCCTATACACAGGAAGACGGCGTGGACTACGTTCCTGCCGACACCAATGTGGTGTTCGGACACCAGTTTGCCTCCATCGCCGGGGCCGGTCCCATCAACGGACCGATTCAGGCAGCAATATTCGGCTGGGTGCCTGTCCTGCTGTGGATCCTGATCGGAGGTGTATTCTTCGGTGCGGTCCAGGACTTTGCCTCCATGTACGCCTCTGTGAAATCGAAGGGAAAAGGCATCGGTTCCATCATCGAGATGTACATCGGCAAAACCGGAAAAAAACTGTTCCTGCTCTTCTGCTGGCTTTTCTGCATCCTCGTGGTTGCAGCCTTTGCGGATGTGGTGGCGGGGACCTTCAACGGCTATGCCCCGGATGGCGCCACCATTGAAGCCAACGGCGCCGTGGCCACCACCTCCATGATTTTCATCGGCGAAGCCGTGTTTCTGGGGATGATCCTCCGGTATGGCCGGCTGAACAAATGGGTGAACACCGCCATTGCGATCCTCATGCTGGTGGCGGCTGTGGCCCTGGGTATGAAGTTCCCGATGTATCTGACGCAGACCACCTGGCATTACATTGTCTTTGCCTATGTGTTCATTGCCTGTGTCGTGCCGGTCTGGGCACTGCTTCAGCCCCGGGATTACCTGAATTCCTACCTGCTGATATTCATGATCGCCGCGGCAGTCATTGGCGTGTTCGTCTCCAACCCGGATGTGAACCTCGCTGCCTTCACCGGTTTCAGTGTGGACGGCCAGATGCTGTTTCCGATTCTCTTTGTGACGATCGCCTGCGGCGCCGTGTCGGGGTTCCACTCCCTGGTTTCTTCCGGCACAGCCTCAAAGCAGATCAAAAACGAGAAGGACATGCTGCCGGTTTCCTATGGTGCCATGATCATGGAATCCATGCTGGCAGTCATTGCCCTGATCTGCGTAGCGTCCTTCGCCGGCGGGGAAGCTGCAAATGCCGGTCTGGTGACCCAGCCGCAGATCTTCGCGGGAGCCATTGCGAATTTCCTCGAAGCCGTGGGACTGCCCTGGAACCTGACCTTCACGCTGATCAACCTGGCGGTCTCCGCCTTTGCCCTGACATCCCTGGATTCTGTGGCCCGCATTGGCCGGCTGTCTTTCCAGGAGCTGTTTCTGGATGCGGAAGATGACGGCAGGGAACTGACACCCACCAGGAAACTGCTCACCAACACGTATTTCTCCACGGCGCTGACGCTTGTCCTCTCCCTGGTGCTGGCAAGAATCGGCTATGCCGAGATCTGGCCGCTGTTCGGCAGCGCCAACCAGCTGCTGTCGGTACTGGCACTGGTGGCCTGTGCGGTGTATCTCAGGAAAACCAGCCGCAAGTCCCGGATGCTGTACATCCCCATGGTCTTTATGATGGCTGTGACCTTCACGGCGCTCTCCATGACGATTTACACACTCGGAACGCAGTTCATGACCACGGGCCTGTCCCTGGGCATGAGTCTCCAGCTCGTGTTTGCGGTGCTGCTGCTGGCTTTGGGACTGGTGGTGGCGGTCCAGGGAATCAGGGCTCTTCGCGGGAAGCCTGTGGAAGTGCCTGTCTTCGAGGAACAGGAACTGGAGGCCGAGGAAGCCTGA
- a CDS encoding DUF4143 domain-containing protein: protein MAKTARMASSFLMCICMGPPLSRTDRLCVVYVPDSERSHLSGTGSPIFSKTFCNLMQDDFGRCSQKSEQWNGWQQTGIRKEGSKGQSFGRVLQFRECRKRVTVPAETLDHLRNCFTHHQSVPEPVHQQMLQLFYTCMIVGYDCRRNAGGRSGLCPVPGSGCVQSNAGKHSAPLQIRYCQIRQKYGKNKIWAIFDSIPAQLDSKISRFVLSRLKEGARMQRYENSFLWLREAGVALPRFNVSAPVTPLTLNGKRSFFKLFLCDTGSLCEASPGNLQVPLLQGEVGVNAGSLLENVFAQSIAAKDMVLCYYDQKKFGDLDFVLQNGRQVDLLENKSGSDWKKHPSLSKAIDSDQWEFARAFVFCKGNAEQEGPILYLPFYMIMFCQPEKRPETLLWKPEIDVLLSFGLEGQQRD from the coding sequence ATGGCAAAGACTGCCAGGATGGCAAGCAGTTTTCTGATGTGTATATGCATGGGACCTCCTTTAAGCCGGACAGACCGGCTTTGTGTCGTTTATGTGCCTGATTCCGAAAGGAGTCACCTGTCGGGAACGGGCAGTCCCATTTTCTCAAAAACCTTCTGCAATCTCATGCAGGATGATTTCGGGAGGTGCAGCCAGAAGAGTGAACAGTGGAACGGATGGCAGCAGACCGGCATAAGAAAAGAGGGCAGCAAAGGACAGTCTTTCGGCCGGGTCCTGCAGTTCCGGGAATGCCGGAAGCGGGTGACTGTTCCTGCGGAGACCCTGGACCATCTCCGAAACTGCTTCACACACCATCAGTCCGTGCCGGAACCTGTTCATCAGCAAATGCTGCAGCTGTTTTATACCTGTATGATTGTCGGCTATGATTGTCGGCGGAATGCCGGCGGTCGTTCAGGACTATGTCCGGTTCCCGGATCTGGCTGCGTGCAGTCCAATGCAGGAAAACATTCTGCGCCTTTACAGATCAGATATTGCCAGATACGCCAAAAGTACGGAAAAAACAAAATCTGGGCAATTTTTGACAGCATACCAGCACAGCTCGACAGCAAGATCAGCCGGTTTGTCCTGTCCAGATTGAAAGAGGGGGCCCGGATGCAGCGGTATGAAAACAGCTTTCTGTGGCTTCGGGAAGCCGGAGTGGCTCTTCCCCGCTTCAATGTGTCGGCCCCTGTCACTCCGCTCACCCTGAACGGGAAGCGCAGCTTCTTCAAGCTGTTTCTGTGTGATACAGGATCGCTCTGTGAAGCCAGCCCGGGAAACCTTCAAGTCCCTCTGCTGCAGGGAGAAGTCGGCGTCAATGCAGGCAGTCTCCTGGAAAATGTCTTTGCGCAGTCCATTGCTGCCAAAGACATGGTTCTTTGTTACTACGATCAGAAAAAATTCGGGGATCTGGATTTTGTCCTCCAGAACGGCAGACAGGTCGACTTGTTGGAAAACAAATCCGGAAGTGACTGGAAAAAGCATCCTTCCCTCTCCAAAGCCATTGACTCAGATCAGTGGGAGTTTGCCCGGGCTTTCGTCTTCTGCAAGGGAAATGCGGAACAGGAAGGACCCATCCTGTATCTGCCTTTTTACATGATCATGTTCTGCCAGCCGGAAAAGCGGCCGGAGACACTTCTCTGGAAACCGGAAATCGATGTCCTCCTGTCATTCGGGCTCGAAGGGCAGCAACGTGACTGA
- a CDS encoding ABC transporter substrate-binding protein, whose product MHIHIRKLLAILAVFAMTLGFAACSASPDGGESTKMKTVQTDKGEVEIPEHPTRIISDYYLGEFLAVDVKPVIASPYALNNPYLKDYVEGIEPMNITSSESTLEQFAEAKPDLIVTITEADYEKYSKIAPTVYIQDGKRPDKETFRYIASLVGKEQAADDYIAKFNDKIESRKQEIQDIVGNQTVSILEVWPQEIYTMGSHFARGGSILYDMWGLKAPEAIQKDMVDGDEQYKVISLEAMPEYAGDFILYGVLDGTDPAFVTSSNLWNALPAVKNGKTLPYEQVSWMHRDPITLNAQADAFIAFFEQFKGK is encoded by the coding sequence ATGCATATACACATCAGAAAACTGCTTGCCATCCTGGCAGTCTTTGCCATGACCCTTGGCTTTGCCGCCTGCTCCGCCAGTCCGGATGGCGGGGAAAGCACCAAAATGAAAACCGTGCAGACGGACAAAGGGGAAGTGGAAATCCCCGAACACCCGACGCGAATCATCAGCGACTACTACCTGGGCGAGTTCCTGGCCGTGGACGTGAAGCCTGTGATTGCTTCCCCCTATGCCCTGAACAATCCCTACCTGAAGGACTATGTCGAGGGCATCGAACCCATGAACATCACCTCCTCTGAATCCACGCTGGAGCAGTTTGCCGAAGCGAAACCGGACCTGATCGTCACCATCACCGAGGCGGACTATGAGAAGTATTCCAAAATCGCGCCGACAGTCTACATCCAGGACGGAAAACGCCCGGATAAAGAGACATTCCGCTACATCGCCTCCCTGGTGGGGAAGGAACAGGCAGCGGATGACTACATCGCAAAGTTCAACGACAAGATCGAGTCCCGCAAACAGGAGATCCAGGACATTGTCGGCAATCAGACGGTCTCGATCCTCGAAGTCTGGCCGCAGGAGATCTACACCATGGGGTCTCACTTTGCCAGAGGCGGATCCATTCTTTATGACATGTGGGGGCTGAAGGCACCGGAAGCCATTCAGAAGGACATGGTGGACGGAGATGAGCAGTACAAAGTCATTTCCCTGGAAGCCATGCCGGAATATGCCGGGGACTTCATTCTGTACGGCGTGCTGGACGGCACGGATCCGGCGTTTGTGACCAGCAGCAATCTCTGGAATGCCCTGCCGGCGGTGAAGAACGGAAAGACACTGCCGTATGAACAGGTATCCTGGATGCACCGGGATCCCATCACGCTGAACGCCCAGGCAGATGCATTCATTGCATTCTTCGAACAGTTCAAGGGGAAGTAA
- a CDS encoding FecCD family ABC transporter permease: protein MTAVLSVFLGSTDISWQTVLQALFAPDMSSHQQIAVVDLRLPRTLGDILVGAGLAVSGAIMQGVTRNPLADSGLLGINAGASFALALCLAFLTHVSFGFTILASFAGAAVSMLAVFGILLLRHRNLDSARLVLAGLAVSLFLTALTQGIAILTSTGQSLTFWTAGGVAGIRMEQLRVAAPVMILALAGSVLLSSKLSILSLGDEAAQGLGLDLNRTKSAALILVLLLSGSAVALAGPVSFVGLLVPHVVRHVVGSTYQAIIPASMTAGSVFMLVADLVSRTVNAPAETPVGLIFAVIGVPVFIAISRRGIRHEEV from the coding sequence GTGACAGCGGTCCTTTCCGTTTTTCTGGGGAGCACCGACATCAGCTGGCAGACTGTGCTCCAGGCCCTCTTTGCACCGGATATGAGCAGCCACCAGCAGATCGCCGTTGTGGATCTGAGGCTGCCCCGCACGCTGGGAGATATCCTGGTGGGTGCCGGTCTGGCCGTCAGCGGTGCCATCATGCAGGGTGTCACCCGCAACCCGCTGGCCGATTCCGGCCTTCTGGGCATCAATGCCGGCGCCTCCTTCGCCCTGGCACTGTGCCTTGCCTTTCTGACCCACGTCAGTTTCGGCTTCACGATCCTGGCGTCCTTTGCCGGGGCGGCGGTTTCCATGCTCGCTGTCTTCGGCATCCTCCTGCTCAGGCACCGCAACCTGGATTCCGCGCGGCTTGTCCTGGCGGGACTGGCCGTGAGTCTGTTTCTCACCGCACTGACCCAGGGAATCGCGATTCTCACCAGTACCGGCCAGTCTCTGACGTTCTGGACAGCCGGAGGTGTGGCGGGCATCCGGATGGAACAGCTGCGTGTGGCGGCGCCGGTCATGATCCTGGCCCTGGCCGGTTCCGTTCTGCTGTCTTCGAAACTCTCGATCCTGTCCCTGGGGGATGAAGCCGCCCAGGGTCTGGGACTGGATCTCAACCGCACGAAATCGGCAGCCCTGATCCTGGTCCTGCTCCTGTCGGGATCTGCCGTAGCCCTGGCGGGACCGGTATCCTTTGTCGGGCTGCTCGTGCCCCATGTGGTGCGGCATGTCGTGGGCAGCACCTACCAGGCCATCATTCCGGCCTCCATGACCGCCGGGAGTGTGTTCATGCTTGTGGCGGACCTTGTGTCCAGAACCGTGAATGCGCCGGCGGAGACACCAGTCGGGCTCATTTTTGCGGTCATTGGTGTGCCGGTGTTCATTGCCATCAGCCGCCGGGGGATCCGACATGAAGAAGTCTGA